One stretch of Coleofasciculaceae cyanobacterium DNA includes these proteins:
- a CDS encoding DUF3365 domain-containing protein: MFFKTRFQNIKISTKFNLFVIIIFIIGILLSGLTFWGTLKHRAEAEVSSKALVLMETVNGVRNYTQDRVNPLLKERIETESKFTPEAIPTYAAREVFEYFRKNPDYAQFIYKDAAPNPTNLRDRADEFETKLVEQFQEQGSLQKSGWREFYEGDVFYVARPFTLKKQSCLKCHSTPSKAPQSLLTTYGTENGFGWELNQIVAAQVVYVPAEEILASVRRSFVTTLGILAATFIVIIFWLNFFLKRFVILRIQKIARTAQAISRGDLKADFAEDSKDEIGLLVIAFNRMRSSIEVAMKLLNQKKSN, from the coding sequence ATGTTTTTCAAGACTCGCTTCCAAAATATTAAAATCAGTACTAAATTTAATCTATTTGTCATTATCATTTTCATTATTGGAATTTTACTCAGTGGTTTGACATTTTGGGGGACACTCAAACATCGGGCTGAAGCTGAAGTTAGCTCTAAAGCTTTAGTCCTTATGGAAACAGTAAATGGAGTTAGAAACTATACTCAAGACCGAGTTAATCCTCTTCTCAAAGAGAGAATAGAAACTGAGTCCAAATTTACTCCAGAGGCAATTCCCACCTACGCTGCCAGAGAAGTCTTTGAGTATTTTCGTAAAAATCCAGATTATGCACAGTTTATTTATAAAGATGCCGCACCCAATCCGACAAACTTACGAGATCGGGCAGACGAGTTTGAAACTAAGCTGGTAGAGCAGTTTCAAGAGCAAGGTTCTTTGCAAAAAAGTGGATGGCGTGAGTTTTATGAAGGAGATGTATTTTACGTAGCACGACCATTTACCCTGAAAAAACAAAGTTGCCTCAAATGCCACTCAACTCCAAGCAAAGCTCCTCAGAGCTTGTTGACGACTTATGGTACCGAAAACGGTTTTGGATGGGAACTGAATCAGATCGTTGCAGCTCAGGTTGTCTACGTTCCTGCTGAAGAAATTTTAGCCAGTGTTCGTCGTTCATTTGTCACCACACTAGGAATTTTGGCTGCTACTTTTATTGTGATTATTTTCTGGCTCAATTTCTTTTTGAAACGCTTTGTAATTCTGCGGATTCAAAAAATAGCTAGAACCGCACAAGCGATCAGTCGCGGAGATCTCAAAGCTGATTTTGCAGAAGATTCTAAAGATGAAATTGGTCTTCTGGTAATTGCCTTTAATCGAATGAGATCTAGCATAGAAGTAGCAATGAAACTGTTGAATCAAAAAAAGAGCAACTGA